In the Pongo abelii isolate AG06213 chromosome 9, NHGRI_mPonAbe1-v2.0_pri, whole genome shotgun sequence genome, AAAGTGGCAACAAAAACACCACAGCACAAGGTATCTGAGGGAAGGAAAGTTCCAGCCTTGTATTTTGTCCCTAGCATTTAGCCACCACTGTGGTAAGATATTGCTCCTGAATGGGAAATTTGTGTCCATCTGTGGCATATCTTTGCCACAAATCTTACTAGACTTCTATAAAGGTTGCCAATTAAGGAAGAAATTCTAAATATTTCCAGGAGGAAAACTAGCTTAAATGTATTAAAGGTACTTTCCAAAcccaaaaagttatttaaaaagtattttttgaaaCCTAAAAATGCTATAGGTAGATTAATGAGAAGTCAACTCAGACTCTGAAACAGCCTTATAGGAAAGCTGTTTTATGTAAtgcatttgattaaaaaatataaatatttttttaattaagaaaggCTCAGGAACACAGAAGTGGTAAGAAGAATTTAACATCATTTAAGAATATTAAATtaattccaattaaaaaaatcatcctTTACATCAGCATTCCATAAAGCAGACTCATTGTgagttaaaaatgtttaaatgctcACTGGAAGGATTTCTCCAGCTCTCCACATTAGAACTGGTGTTTCCATCTGAAAAATCAGACTCAGAgaaaccttctttttcttcctctttctcttgttTCTTATATGGCGATGCTAGAATCAATTCAACTTTACTTGTTTTTGTAGAGTTTTCTTTGTTCATCAGGAGAGGAATGGGTTGCCTGTTTCTGGACACACTAATTGCTTCAGAAGCCTCTCCAAAGCCAGGTTCCTGAAAAGTCCCTTGTCCCCCTGCAACCCCACTTTCACTGTCCCTGTCCTCTGGGGGATTTACAGTTTTAATGGTCCCTATTTCATGAGCCACATAAAGTTGTGGGGTTCCAGGGATCTCAACTCCACTTCTGGAACCACAAAAATCTACCAATAAACCAGTCACAAGTGCGTCTCCTCCCAACATTTTATCACATTGGTTGACTTGAGATTCCAAACCATTACTTTTAGCCTTCATTTCAGAGGTCTGTGAGGCTGCCCTGTAAAAATGGGGCACTGTCCCCAAGAACCTGGTCTGCTCTGACTGTGAGGACTCCTTCTCATGAGTTTCTTCTCTCACTGACACCTGGGGCTGATAAGGAGGAGCTTCAGTTATTTCtttaagaagtttctcaaaaccAGCATCAAAAGCACTCTCAGTTATTAATGGAGCCTCAGCCTTTTCTACCGTTTCTTTTAATTCCTCAGGATGGAATTCAGAAGTGGCTCGCCTGGGCTCCTTTGTACTACCTATTAACTTTGATGGAGAAAGATTCCCTGTATCACTTTCATATTTTGAGGGGAAGGTTTCAGTTGCTTCCTTCAGTAGTTTTTCTAAGCCAGCACTGAATTCGAGGAACTCTGATTTGGGTTGAATAATTGTTTCCCTCACAATTTCTTCCACTTCCTGAGGTAGGGCTTTGCCATATTGAGCAACAATGGAAGCAAATGAGCTAAGTGTCTGGTCTGATAGAGACATTTGGGCAGCTAAATAAGATCCAACTTCATGAGTTTTATCAGGAACTACATTGGAGGAATAAAAATCCTTCCTGTCTGGAACTATGGTGTCCATCGTAGCCCATGGTGATATCACTCCTGGAGGATTTAGGGGGCTACCTACTGGCTGTACTGCTTCAGGAAATTCTGGGTTCACTTCTCCAGGACCTACTTCCCTTCCAGCTGGATAACTTAACCATACTTCTCTACACAGCTTCTGTAATGCAGCATTTACATCATTCAATACAGGTCTGGGTGGAAGAATGACTTCCTCTACAGTCTCCGAAATTTCCGTTTGAGAAGGGTGTACCCTAGCCTGGGGAAAAAGATGAGCATCCTGGGGAAAAAGCATATCTTGGGGAGGGTTGGCCACATCCCCAAAAGAACCCTTTCTGGAAAGCTGGGAAGTTGGATCCAATGGATGAGAATCTTCTGCAGCCATCTGAATCAAATTCTCTGTGCTTAGCTGGCACTCACCACTTTCAGCTTTCTTGGGGAGAACTGTATTTCCAAAAGTTTCATCTCTCACTGGAAAAGGAGCTAGTATTTCTCTCTTATCAGCTGAAGTATTGTGACTCTGTTCTATCCCTTTTCCAAAAAATCTTCCCTCTTCCGGCTTAGAGTGGGTTCCAGTGATAACGGGCGCCAACTTGGTTTGCAAGGGAGAGGGTGAAGTTCCagttgcttccttcaggagtttgTCTAGACTAGCATTCAAAGAGTTCTGTTTAACCTTTGGATCAACTACTGTTTTGTCAGCATGCTCATTAATGATCTTCTCAGGTCCTTTGACTTCTTCCTCAGTATCAGCAAAATCTGTTTTTTGAAGCCATGTCCTATTTTCAGAAACACTTGGTTCAAGCACTTGTTTTCCATGAACTTTTCCACCAGAGGGTTGAATTGCTGGTGTTGAGGCTTCTGAAAGCAGTTTCTGCAAGCTGTCATTAAAAGTGTCTTTGCAGTCTTTAGACAAAACATTGGTTTTTACTATGGATTCTTGAATCTCTTGGTGTGAGTAATCCTTTTCTTCCTTAAACACTGGAGTAACAATCccttccatattcttttccacgttTTCCTTTGATGACTCATTTCCTGGCAACTGATGAGTATACTTTCTAAGTGGACTCAAAGGAAATGCAATTTCATCTGGTAGCACCTGGAGTATGCCCTTGGAATTTAATTTCTCCATTTCCTCTCTTGCCATAACTTTTTTTGGGCTTAGAAGCACCTCTGCTTCATGGGTATTTTTACCTGATAATTTAATGTCGCTGAATTCCTCGTGTTTCTGCCtattaaaaggcacagaatttTTTTGGCTTGTTGTGGTAATATTCTTGTTATTATCCTTACTGTTTGAATTAGCTTCTAAGTTCCAAAACTTTCTCAAATTCTCAAACTGAGAGAGATTATAGACCTGTTCTGCATTGGGTTCATCCATTCTTTCTTTTAGGGACATAACTTTAAAGTTGGCATTTGATTCACGAATTAGAGGTCTGTCTTTCTCCAAAGGAGCACGTCGTTCACTCCCAACATTTGAGGGATGTTGCAGTGCTGGTAAAGTAATGTTTCTTCTAGAAGGCAAACTGTCTGCCACTTGTGATCTTTTTATAGgctcatttttcttattctgaaaCAGAGACACTTTATCTGATTGCTCAGCTGAAAGATAGTTTCTGGATGGACCCGCTATTTGTGGCTTGGTCTCTTTAGATTTATTTGAGGAATAAGAATTGGAGAGCTGGGATGCTTGATCATCCTCATCTAGGACCACTCGTTTGGGAATGACCTGATTATATTCACTCTCGTCTGTAGATAAACTGTCCATGGATGATACACCCTGTGACTTCTTCACAGGCTGATATGCTTTAGCAGAAGATTGTTCCTGGCTACATGAAGATGTGGGTTCTTTATGAGTTATCTTAGCAGCAGCTTTCTCTCCTTCCCAAAAGGATATTCTGTCATTCActcttttgtatttctctctctgcaCTTGGTTCTTGGGAACCTCACCAGCTTCTTCCTGGAATTGGACCTCAGGCTTCTTCCAAGGACAGCCATTGTTGGCAACCCCAGGTGTTGACTTAATATTCTCTGGCTCTAAGGAAgctttcaggacataggtattTCCTACTTTGCactttctctctgctttcatgTTATCTTTCAAACCTGGTTCTTTGACAATTGTTGAAGAGTCAAAATTCACTTCTGAGTGTCCTCTATTTTCTTCATGAGCATGAAACTTGGGTTCTTCTTCACCCAAGTTGCCAATATTCTTAGTGTTGCATGGAACTTGGTTTTCTGCATCAGATTCCTTGAGAACACTGTAGGAATAGTTACTATTTGAAGGAGATACCCCATTCCCTTTTCCTGTGCTTTTTGAATCTTGGCTATAGTCCATATTTTTACTCCCTTGACTTGGGGTGCCATAGCTTTCAAATGGTTGCAATATACCTGGGCCTTCCTTTGGGGTGCCTTGTTGGGACAAATTCATGAATTTGGATTTGATATTCACATTATCTTGGCAACTTTCAGAAACCAGCATATCTCCCTCTACTTGGAATGCTGAGTCAGATCTCACAGGCTTCAATTCAATTTTGCTGGATAATAGGGTCTTTGAGCCATTTTCTCTTAAAGTAGTGTCATCTGTCACCAAGTCAATAGCAACCTGTGATTTTGAGTCTGTTTTTTCTTTGGACTCTATTCCTCGGGGATGTTGGAGGAATGACTTATTGTCATCTGAATAAGAACTTCTGTTAAACCAGTCTAGAACTTTAAATATGGAATCATCAGTTGACTTCTTTATCTCAGTGGCATATGGACCAGAACGTGAAGATGTCTTAGCTTTTAGAGCCGGGAGAGGAGGGGGCTTACCTTGCTGATGGTCTCTAGAACTGCCACCTGGCACCTGAGACAGCTCAGGCTCAACACAATGAGACAGTTCATCTGCAACATAGAAATACTTTTCTAAATAAGAAAAGAGCATGCTTAAAGAACTGTTAATCATTCACATCATCTTCTTTATAAAAGCACTTTGTATTTGCACTTTCTATACCAATAGCTGTTTATAACAGCATTTTTCAGGGGTTAAAATGTAAGTTGTCCTAATTAAGGTATTCTACCAAAGGTGCCCTATGAcagtaaaggaaaggaaatgtagAGACCTGGAAGTACAGGGTATAGACCTAACCGAAAAATTTCTTTGTAGttccttgtttattttaaaaatacatgtgacTGTTGCATTCTGTTtcatgttacattttattttattatttttttgagatggagtctcgctctgttgcctaggccagagtgcagtggcaggatctcggctcactgcaacctccgcctcccaggttcaagcgattcttctgcttcagcctcccaaatagctgggattacagccatgcaccaccatgctcagctaatttttgtatttttagtagagacggggtttcaccatattggccaggctggtctcgaactcctgacctcgtgatccactcacctcggcctcccaaagtgctgggattacagtcatgagccaccacacccagctccatgttacattttaaatgttaattttctcttACTCTTAAATCTTTGTATAAAACTGACACTCCAGGAAGATACGCCATGCCGATTTTATGACTTCACCCATCCCCTGGCACATATCATAAACCCTAGAGAGGGCCTAAACCCAGGTTTGAGAAGCACAGACTTAAGTGATTTCAGGAGTTAGAAAAACAAGTTTCAAATAAGACTAAACAAGGAATTTTATCCACAATATTTAAATGGGACAATGAGGATATTTCCATTCCTGGGCCTTACTCCTGATGTATTGAATGAGAAGAATTTCTGAAGATTGGGCACAGTAATCTTTACTAACAGCTATTCTAGTGATTGTTCTGCATACCGGAGTTTAAGAACTGTGTTTTCAatccaacaaagatcaaaaagacaaagaagggcattacataatggtaaagggatcaatgcaacaagaagagctagctatcctaaatatatatgcacccaatacaggagcacccagattcataaagcaagttcttagagacttacaaagagacttagactcccacacagtaacagtgggagactttaacaccccactgtcaatattacacagatcaacgatacagaaaattaacaaggatattcagaatTTGAACtaagctctggaccaagtggacctaatagacatctacagaactctccaccccaaatcaacagaatacacattcttctcagcaccacatcgcacttattctaaaattgaccacataattggaagtaaaacactcctcagcaaatgcaaaagaatggaaataataacaaatggtctctcagaccacagtgcaatcaaattagaactcaggattaagaaactcactcaaaactgcacaactatatggaaactgaacaacttgctcctgaatgactactgggtaaataacgaaatgaaggcagaaataaataagttctttgaaaccaatgagaataaagacacagcattccagaatctctgggacacagctaaagcagtgttaagagggaaatttacagcactaaatgcccacaggagaaagtgggaaagatctaaaatcaacaccctaacatcacaattagaagaactggaaaagcaagagcaaacaaattcaaaagctagcagaagacaagaaataactaaaatcagagcagaactgaaggagatagtgacacaaaaaacccttcaaaaaatcaatgaatccaggagcaggttcaggttttttgaaaagatcaataaaatagatagaccattagccagactaataagaaaagagagaagaatcaaatagacacaataaaaaatgataaaggggatatcaccactgatcccacagaaatacaaaccaccatcagagaatactataaacacttctatgcaaataaactagaaaatctagaagaaatggataaattgctggacacgcacatcctcccaagactaaaccaggaagacgttgaatccctgaatacaccaataacaagttcAGAAATggaggcagcaattaatagcctaccaaccaaaaagtccaggaccagatggattcacagccgaattctaccagaggtacaaagaggagctggtaccattccttctgaaaccatcccaaacaatagaaaaagagggactcctccctaactcatttgtgACGCCAACATCAACCTGATACCAAACCCTGGCAGAgacaacacaaaaaaagaaaatttcagaccaatatccctgatgaacattgatgcgaacattctcaataaaacactggcaaacagaatccagcagcacatcaaaaagcttatcgactacgatcaagtcagcttcaaccctgggatgaaaggctggtacaacatatgcaaatcaataaaagtaatccatcacataaacagaaccaatgacaaaaaccacatgattatctcaatagatgcagaaaaggccttcgaaaaaattcaacagcccttcttgctaaaagctctcaataaactaggtattgatggaatgtatctcaaaataataaaagctatttatgacaaacccatagccaatatcatactgaatgggcaaaagctggaagcattctctttgaaagccagtacaagacaaggatgccctctcccaccactcctattcaacatagtattggaagttatggccaggacaatcaggcaagagaaaaaaataaagggtattcaaataggaagagaggaggtcaaattgtctctttttgcagatgacatgattgtatatttagaaaacctcatcgtctcagcccaaaatctccttaagctgataagcaacttcagcaaagtctcaggatacaaaatcaatgtgcaaaaagcacaagcattcctatacaccaataataaagagccaaatcatatgtgaactcccattcacaatagctacaaagagaataaaatacctaggaatccagtttacaagggatgtgaaggatctcttcaaggagaactacaaaccactgctcaaggaaataagagaggacacaaacaaatggaaaaacattccatgctcatggataagaagaatcagtattgtgaaaatggccatactgcccaaagtaatttatagattcaatactatcccCATAGAGCTACCATCGACTCtcatcacagaattagaaaaaagtttaaatttcatgtggaaccaaaaaagaggttGCATAGCCAACACgttcctaagccaaaagaacaaagctggaggcatcacgctacctgacttcaaactatactacaaggctaccatAACCAAAaccgcatggtactggtaccaaaacagatatatagaccaatgggacagaacagaggcctcaggaataatgccacacatctacaaccatctgatctttgccaaaactgacaaaaacaagcaatggggaaaggaaatatatttattaaatataaatggtgttgggaaaactggctagccatatgcagaaaactgaaattggatgccttccttacaccatatacaaaaattaactcaaatagattaaagccttaaatgtaaggcctaaaaccataaaagccctagaagaaaacctaggcaataccactcaggacataggcatgggcaaaggcttcatgactaaaacaccaaaagcaatggcaacaaaagtcaaaattgacaaacggcatctaattaaactaaagagcttctgcctagcaaaagaatctatcatcagagtgaagaggcaacctacagaatgggagaaaatttttgcaatctatccatcagacaaagggctaatatccagaatctacaaggaacttaaacaaatttacaagaaaaaaacaaccccattaaaaagtgggtgaaggatatgaacagacacttctcaaaagaagatatttatgcggccaacaaacatgataaaaagctcattatcactggtcattagagaaatgcaaatcaaaaccacaatgagataccatctcactccagttagaatggtgatcattaaaaagtcaggaaacaactgatgctggataggatgtggagaaataggaatgcttttacactgttggtgggagtgtaaatgagttcaactgttgtgaagacagtgtggtgattcctcaaggatatagaaccagaaataccatttgacccagcaatcccattactgggtatatatctaaagtattataaatcattctactacaaagacacatgcacacgtgtgtttactgcagcactgttcacaatagcagagacttggaaccaacccaaatgcccatcattgatagactagaaaaggaaaatgtgacacatatacagcatggaatactatgccaccacaaaaaaggatgagttcatgtcctttgcagggacatggatgaagctggaaaccatcattctcagcaaactatcacaagatcagaaaaccaaccaccacatgttctcacccataagtgggagttcaacaatgagaacacacggacacaatgagggaaacatcacacaccagggcctgttggggtgggcagggggtggggagggactgcattaggagaaatacctaatgtaggtgacaggttgatgggtgcagcaaaccaccatggcatgtgtatacctatgtaacaaacctgcacgtttttcacatgtatcccagaacttaaagtatatattttaaaaaaattaaaaaaaaaaaaaaaacttgattgtTGCTATTGAGAATTATCCTGACTATAAAGAAACTATGATAGGGTTCGATGCAGGCTTATTGAAGATGGCAGAGGGTACACAGCAtggtttttttctattgtttctgtttttttaaaaaacagaaaatcataagaaattaTGATTATAAAACATTATGATTACTTCATGATCATATAGGTATAAAAGTAGTTTGAGGCATCCCCTGAGAGTGGTAAGACCTTCAAGACAATGCTAGTTAGCAGGGAAAAGCAGTACCTCATTGCCTCTCAACTCACACAAGCTGAAGGAGAAAGTGCCTTCAGAGCTTTTAAAGCCTAAGAACAAATGGCTGGAGGCCTGAGCAGGCCAAAGTCTGAGGCTTTTGCATAGTAAGGCCTCAAAGTCTAGTTTCCCATCCTTTGACACTAAGAAAGTGAAGATTCTCTTGAGATTACAAGAGAAACCGAAGTCTGCTAAAATTGTAATTAATAAATTTGCATTAGGTGAGTAATAATACATTTACCCTGTACAAAGGTATTAGCTAATGAAAGGAATTCTTTCTTACTCTATTCCACCTTGATTTAACTAAAAACATTGTCATTTGTTTAAATAATTGAtactgttatatatattttagggtAAAGCATAATGGGCCAGAAACTGTGCTATCCTGGTACTTTTAGTTATTGGTGATTGAGGAAAATCTCCAAGCCCATTAAGAGGTATAAACATTTCCAGTGGCATCTGTCTGAATTGTAGATGGAATGCCTAGAAGGTTAAATTGGGCTTCTACAGGACTAGCTGGCCTGGGCATACCAAGTTTTTATAATCTAGTAGTGACAATTCTCTTACCAGCAGGGCTTCTGGGTAATATAGACTCAAGCCTTGTTAATTCTGATGATTTATCTTTGGGTTCATTGATGGTTGATGAATTCTCCATGGACTGTGGTCTTGCAGTTAAAACTTCTGAATGAGAATGCAGCCCATTAATTGGAAAAGAACCAGAAGTCATTGGCTGATGTATCTCACTTTTTGATACATTTGGGCTTGAGGTTGATTGATGAAAAAGCAAAGGCTTTCTGTATTGAGAAGGCTTAGGGTCACTCTGAAACTCTTCTGTGTCCCCTGCATCTTCCGTTCCATTTTTCAATCTGTCAGATTCTAAAACACTAAATTCTCCTACTTCCCGAGCATGGATTAACCCAGGACTCTGTGGAAGCTCATCCTTCACTGCAGAGAATCTCACATGCTTTAATGGTTCCAGGGAGTTTGGGGAAGAGTTGTCTTCTAAAGAATGCTCCTTCTCAGAAATTCTCTCATGGATGGTTAGGCCAGGTGACACAATTTTGCTTTTGGGTTCAAAGTTGTGATTATAACGAAGGGTTTCTGAGTCTGTGCTACTGGAACTGGAGTTGCGCTTGAGGATCCCTCTTGGAGCCCCTCTCGCTTTAAGGGAGTCTGTCCTCTGTCTAGGAAAAGACTGgttatcatctttgtttaaaTCAGTCGATTTGTAGATCATCTTCCTGGCTTTGGGGATTGGAGCCTTGATTTGGGACCCATTTGAAAGGCCTGGCAAAGTCTGCTTTGATTTCTCTAACTTTTGGATTGAAGTATCTGTGACAGTTGACTTTTCTTTTGACTCTGACAATTcagctgaaaattaaaacacagtaGGTGATATATCATATGGAgagtaatatataatttaaaatacctGTCATAAACTTAACCTACACTtagtaaaactattaaaatattaaagacagtAAAGTATGTAGCACAACTACAGGCCTAATGTgaaaaagcctttaaaaattcATGCATTGGAGCACAGAGGACTTTTAGGGCACTGAAACTACTCTATGATACTACAGTGGTGGCCGCACactattatacatttgtccaaacccataga is a window encoding:
- the SYTL2 gene encoding synaptotagmin-like protein 2 isoform X9, whose translation is MIDLSFLTEEEQEAIMKVLQRDAALKRAEEERVRHLPEKIKDDQQLKNMSGQWFYEAKAKRHRDKIHGTDIIRASMRKKRPQVAAEQSKDRANGAKESWVNNVNKDAFLPPELTGVVEEPEEDAAPASPSSRVVNLASSVIDMSQENTRKPNVSPEKQRKNPFNSSKLPEGHLSQQTKNEQSKNGRTGLFQTSKEAELSESKEKSTVTDTSIQKLEKSKQTLPGLSNGSQIKAPIPKARKMIYKSTDLNKDDNQSFPRQRTDSLKARGAPRGILKRNSSSSSTDSETLRYNHNFEPKSKIVSPGLTIHERISEKEHSLEDNSSPNSLEPLKHVRFSAVKDELPQSPGLIHAREVGEFSVLESDRLKNGTEDAGDTEEFQSDPKPSQYRKPLLFHQSTSSPNVSKSEIHQPMTSGSFPINGLHSHSEVLTARPQSMENSSTINEPKDKSSELTRLESILPRSPADELSHCVEPELSQVPGGSSRDHQQGKPPPLPALKAKTSSRSGPYATEIKKSTDDSIFKVLDWFNRSSYSDDNKSFLQHPRGIESKEKTDSKSQVAIDLVTDDTTLRENGSKTLLSSKIELKPVRSDSAFQVEGDMLVSESCQDNVNIKSKFMNLSQQGTPKEGPGILQPFESYGTPSQGSKNMDYSQDSKSTGKGNGVSPSNSNYSYSVLKESDAENQVPCNTKNIGNLGEEEPKFHAHEENRGHSEVNFDSSTIVKEPGLKDNMKAERKCKVGNTYVLKASLEPENIKSTPGVANNGCPWKKPEVQFQEEAGEVPKNQVQREKYKRVNDRISFWEGEKAAAKITHKEPTSSCSQEQSSAKAYQPVKKSQGVSSMDSLSTDESEYNQVIPKRVVLDEDDQASQLSNSYSSNKSKETKPQIAGPSRNYLSAEQSDKVSLFQNKKNEPIKRSQVADSLPSRRNITLPALQHPSNVGSERRAPLEKDRPLIRESNANFKVMSLKERMDEPNAEQVYNLSQFENLRKFWNLEANSNSKDNNKNITTTSQKNSVPFNRQKHEEFSDIKLSGKNTHEAEVLLSPKKVMAREEMEKLNSKGILQVLPDEIAFPLSPLRKYTHQLPGNESSKENVEKNMEGIVTPVFKEEKDYSHQEIQESIVKTNVLSKDCKDTFNDSLQKLLSEASTPAIQPSGGKVHGKQVLEPSVSENRTWLQKTDFADTEEEVKGPEKIINEHADKTVVDPKVKQNSLNASLDKLLKEATGTSPSPLQTKLAPVITGTHSKPEEGRFFGKGIEQSHNTSADKREILAPFPVRDETFGNTVLPKKAESGECQLSTENLIQMAAEDSHPLDPTSQLSRKGSFGDVANPPQDMLFPQDAHLFPQARVHPSQTEISETVEEVILPPRPVLNDVNAALQKLCREVWLSYPAGREVGPGEVNPEFPEAVQPVGSPLNPPGVISPWATMDTIVPDRKDFYSSNVVPDKTHEVGSYLAAQMSLSDQTLSSFASIVAQYGKALPQEVEEIVRETIIQPKSEFLEFSAGLEKLLKEATETFPSKYESDTGNLSPSKLIGSTKEPRRATSEFHPEELKETVEKAEAPLITESAFDAGFEKLLKEITEAPPYQPQVSVREETHEKESSQSEQTRFLGTVPHFYRAASQTSEMKAKSNGLESQVNQCDKMLGGDALVTGLLVDFCGSRSGVEIPGTPQLYVAHEIGTIKTVNPPEDRDSESGVAGGQGTFQEPGFGEASEAISVSRNRQPIPLLMNKENSTKTSKVELILASPYKKQEKEEEKEGFSESDFSDGNTSSNVESWRNPSSSEEEPSPVLKTLERSAARKMPSKSLEDISSDSSNQAKVDNQPEELVHSAEDVFGYANRA
- the SYTL2 gene encoding synaptotagmin-like protein 2 isoform X8, coding for MIDLSFLTEEEQEAIMKVLQRDAALKRAEEERVRHLPEKIKDDQQLKNMSGQWFYEAKAKRHRDKIHGTDIIRASMRKKRPQVAAEQSKDRANGAKESWVNNVNKDAFLPPELTGVVEEPEEDAAPASPSSRVVNLASSVIDMSQENTRKPNVSPEKQRKNPFNSSKLPEGHLSQQTKNEQSKNGRTGLFQTSKEAELSESKEKSTVTDTSIQKLEKSKQTLPGLSNGSQIKAPIPKARKMIYKSTDLNKDDNQSFPRQRTDSLKARGAPRGILKRNSSSSSTDSETLRYNHNFEPKSKIVSPGLTIHERISEKEHSLEDNSSPNSLEPLKHVRFSAVKDELPQSPGLIHAREVGEFSVLESDRLKNGTEDAGDTEEFQSDPKPSQYRKPLLFHQSTSSPNVSKSEIHQPMTSGSFPINGLHSHSEVLTARPQSMENSSTINEPKDKSSELTRLESILPRSPADELSHCVEPELSQVPGGSSRDHQQGKPPPLPALKAKTSSRSGPYATEIKKSTDDSIFKVLDWFNRSSYSDDNKSFLQHPRGIESKEKTDSKSQVAIDLVTDDTTLRENGSKTLLSSKIELKPVRSDSAFQVEGDMLVSESCQDNVNIKSKFMNLSQQGTPKEGPGILQPFESYGTPSQGSKNMDYSQDSKSTGKGNGVSPSNSNYSYSVLKESDAENQVPCNTKNIGNLGEEEPKFHAHEENRGHSEVNFDSSTIVKEPGLKDNMKAERKCKVGNTYVLKASLEPENIKSTPGVANNGCPWKKPEVQFQEEAGEVPKNQVQREKYKRVNDRISFWEGEKAAAKITHKEPTSSCSQEQSSAKAYQPVKKSQGVSSMDSLSTDESEYNQVIPKRVVLDEDDQASQLSNSYSSNKSKETKPQIAGPSRNYLSAEQSDKVSLFQNKKNEPIKRSQVADSLPSRRNITLPALQHPSNVGSERRAPLEKDRPLIRESNANFKVMSLKERMDEPNAEQVYNLSQFENLRKFWNLEANSNSKDNNKNITTTSQKNSVPFNRQKHEEFSDIKLSGKNTHEAEVLLSPKKVMAREEMEKLNSKGILQVLPDEIAFPLSPLRKYTHQLPGNESSKENVEKNMEGIVTPVFKEEKDYSHQEIQESIVKTNVLSKDCKDTFNDSLQKLLSEASTPAIQPSGGKVHGKQVLEPSVSENRTWLQKTDFADTEEEVKGPEKIINEHADKTVVDPKVKQNSLNASLDKLLKEATGTSPSPLQTKLAPVITGTHSKPEEGRFFGKGIEQSHNTSADKREILAPFPVRDETFGNTVLPKKAESGECQLSTENLIQMAAEDSHPLDPTSQLSRKGSFGDVANPPQDMLFPQDAHLFPQARVHPSQTEISETVEEVILPPRPVLNDVNAALQKLCREVWLSYPAGREVGPGEVNPEFPEAVQPVGSPLNPPGVISPWATMDTIVPDRKDFYSSNVVPDKTHEVGSYLAAQMSLSDQTLSSFASIVAQYGKALPQEVEEIVRETIIQPKSEFLEFSAGLEKLLKEATETFPSKYESDTGNLSPSKLIGSTKEPRRATSEFHPEELKETVEKAEAPLITESAFDAGFEKLLKEITEAPPYQPQVSVREETHEKESSQSEQTRFLGTVPHFYRAASQTSEMKAKSNGLESQVNQCDKMLGGDALVTGLLVDFCGSRSGVEIPGTPQLYVAHEIGTIKTVNPPEDRDSESGVAGGQGTFQEPGFGEASEAISVSRNRQPIPLLMNKENSTKTSKVELILASPYKKQEKEEEKEGFSESDFSDGNTSSNVESWRNPSSSEEEPSPVLKTLERSAARKMPSKSLEDISSDSSNQAKVDNQPEELVHSAEDGEWQCDECL